A portion of the Candidatus Thermoplasmatota archaeon genome contains these proteins:
- a CDS encoding zinc ribbon domain-containing protein, which translates to MDFRESFEKFKETKWVVPAYIVLVIVVNVGLVFLNQCLATILIPISMFAIPYYMGEKRFRFFLLLGVIVIFANSAIVGLLYSEDVMNYTVKKQNSSDENKTITNGIFTPTVGSADTVFYFTLTITSNETNMGTIQVFAHLSKALEYKEGSGVTYEMIETDGSVSDASDGKDYHLSIVLPEGLYATHFSAEINGTSYDTLYYDTLSDAYFKVPGPYNADYWTIYAWNFQLILTFMIFTTILYFIFVMMYWWVGKSRIEKTKWDTRLREAGELEAADAKIPDFECTNCGRAVHDDAVRCPHCGAIFEEGEEEETEEEPEPEE; encoded by the coding sequence ATGGATTTCCGGGAGTCGTTCGAGAAGTTCAAGGAAACGAAGTGGGTCGTCCCCGCGTACATCGTCCTGGTCATCGTGGTCAACGTAGGACTGGTATTCCTGAACCAGTGTCTCGCGACGATTCTCATCCCCATCAGCATGTTCGCGATTCCCTATTACATGGGAGAGAAGAGGTTCAGGTTCTTTCTGCTCCTTGGCGTAATCGTCATATTCGCGAATTCAGCCATTGTCGGGCTGCTCTACTCCGAGGATGTGATGAACTATACGGTAAAGAAACAGAACAGCTCAGACGAGAACAAGACCATCACAAACGGGATATTCACCCCGACCGTTGGCTCCGCTGATACAGTATTCTACTTCACCTTGACGATTACTTCGAACGAGACCAATATGGGCACGATCCAGGTCTTTGCCCATCTCTCGAAGGCCCTGGAATACAAGGAAGGCTCCGGTGTGACCTACGAAATGATTGAAACGGACGGTTCAGTTTCCGATGCGAGTGATGGCAAGGATTACCACCTTTCGATCGTTCTGCCTGAAGGGCTGTACGCCACCCATTTCTCAGCGGAAATCAACGGCACATCGTATGACACGCTCTACTACGATACCCTCTCCGATGCCTATTTCAAGGTTCCAGGTCCGTACAACGCAGACTACTGGACGATATACGCCTGGAACTTCCAGCTGATCCTCACCTTCATGATCTTCACGACGATACTCTACTTCATCTTCGTCATGATGTACTGGTGGGTCGGCAAGTCGAGGATCGAGAAGACGAAGTGGGATACGAGGCTGCGCGAGGCCGGAGAGCTCGAGGCCGCCGATGCCAAGATCCCGGACTTCGAGTGCACGAACTGCGGGCGGGCGGTCCACGACGACGCCGTTCGCTGTCCGCACTGCGGAGCGATTTTCGAGGAGGGCGAAGAAGAGGAGACGGAGGAGGAGCCCGAGCCGGAGGAGTGA
- the arcC gene encoding carbamate kinase translates to MPRIVIAVGGNAILPPGDNAVEEQASNVRKITPHIVSLAKLGYDIILTHGNGPQVGNILLQNECAREVVTANPMDVCVAESQGQIGYFLQQSIINDLRKENESRPVFALVSEVLVDPQDDAFRNPTKPIGPYYKRRRAAHLMKKKGWVMKEDEMRGGFRRLVPSPLPLEVLEMEGIREYLRMKPRGKVIIVCGGGGIPVVKDGRRYEGVDAVIDKDRTASLLARELMAETLVLITDVEKVSLNWGTKEQVDLETITLADAKRYLQEGQFPPGSMGPKVRAAVEFIEAGGKRAIVCSLDGFPEAMEGRAGTTMAP, encoded by the coding sequence TTGCCCAGAATAGTGATAGCGGTGGGAGGGAACGCGATCCTTCCCCCTGGTGACAACGCCGTCGAGGAGCAGGCGTCCAACGTGCGGAAGATCACTCCTCACATCGTCAGCCTCGCGAAGCTGGGATACGACATCATACTGACGCACGGCAACGGACCGCAGGTGGGCAACATCCTGCTCCAGAACGAGTGCGCGAGGGAGGTCGTCACCGCCAATCCCATGGACGTCTGCGTGGCCGAGTCGCAGGGGCAGATCGGGTACTTCCTGCAGCAGAGCATCATCAACGATCTGAGGAAGGAGAACGAGTCCAGGCCCGTCTTCGCGCTGGTGTCGGAGGTGCTGGTGGACCCCCAGGACGATGCTTTCAGGAACCCGACGAAACCTATCGGGCCGTACTACAAGAGGCGCCGGGCCGCGCACCTGATGAAGAAAAAGGGATGGGTCATGAAGGAGGACGAGATGCGCGGTGGCTTTCGCCGGCTCGTCCCGTCACCGCTGCCGCTCGAGGTCCTCGAGATGGAGGGGATCAGGGAGTACTTGAGAATGAAACCCCGGGGAAAGGTCATCATCGTGTGCGGCGGGGGAGGGATCCCCGTCGTCAAGGATGGCAGGAGATACGAGGGCGTGGATGCGGTGATAGACAAGGACCGCACCGCCAGCCTGCTGGCCAGGGAGCTGATGGCGGAGACGCTCGTCCTCATCACGGACGTGGAGAAGGTCTCGCTGAACTGGGGGACGAAGGAGCAGGTGGACCTGGAGACGATCACTCTCGCGGACGCCAAGAGGTATCTCCAGGAGGGCCAGTTCCCGCCCGGAAGCATGGGACCGAAGGTCCGTGCGGCTGTCGAGTTCATCGAGGCGGGCGGCAAGAGGGCGATCGTATGCTCCCTGGACGGTTTCCCCGAGGCCATGGAGGGGCGCGCGGGAACGACCATGGCCCCCTGA